From Rutidosis leptorrhynchoides isolate AG116_Rl617_1_P2 chromosome 3, CSIRO_AGI_Rlap_v1, whole genome shotgun sequence, a single genomic window includes:
- the LOC139902699 gene encoding uncharacterized protein, translated as MKDILNYHKDPLPEYFKYFHLRVDARGKLSISTYLKITAALRQLAYGDTPDLFNEYLQMSARTSRESLMHFCKCIIDLYKDEYMREPTTENIKRLYEAHEDVHGLLGSIDCMHWAWGRCPVAWKGQFTRGDHKVPTIMLEAVASYDNWIWHAFFGVAGSNNDLNVLNASNLFNSMLNEEIEDIPFTVNGVEYKRGYYLANGIYPGWASFVKAFSSANDEKRKYFSKKHAAAHKDVERTFDNGFALTENDWVYEPVHNMQTTWIERCETYRRRTKEFRDREVHEGLRSDLVEHVWANRETTESESD; from the exons ATGAAAGATATTCTCAACTACCACAAAGATCCGCTACCGGAATACTTCAAGTATTTTCATTTACGAGTTGATGCGCGCGGCAAGTTGAGTATTAGTACATACTTAAAAATAACTGCCGCTCTACGACAATTAGCTTATGGTGATACACCCGATCTTTTTAACGAGTACTTGCAAATGTCGGCACGAACATCTCGTGAATCGCTAAtgcacttttgtaagtgtattattGATTTATATAAAGATGAATATATGCGAGAGCCTACCACGGAAAATATCAAACGATTGTATGAAGCTCACGAAGATGTTCACGGTTTACTGGGAAGcatagattgtatgcattgggcatgGGGAAGATGTCCCGTTGCATGGAAAGGTCAATTTACTCGAGGCGATCACAAAGTTCCAACTATTATGCTAGAAGCTGTAGCCTCATATGATAACTGGATTTGGCATGCTTTCTTTGGAGTTGCGGGTTCAAACAACGACTTAAACGTCTTGAACGCTAGTAATCTCTTCAACTCAATGCTTAATGAAGAAATAGAAGATATTCCTTTTACTGTAAATGGGGTTGAGTACAAAAGAGGATATTATCTAGCGAACGGTATATACCCCGGGTGGGCATCATTTGTTAAGGCATTTTCAAGTGCAAATGATGAAAAACGCAAGTACTTTTCGAAGAAACATGCAGCGGCACACAAGGATGTTGAGAGGACTTTTG ATAATGGTTTTGCTCTAACCGAAAATGATTGGGTTTACGAACCCGTTCATAATATGCAAACAACTTGGATCGAGAGGTGCGAAACTTACAGGAGGAGGACGAAAGAATTTCGAGATAGGGAAGTGCATGAGGGCCTACGATCGGATTTGGTTGAACATGTATGGGCTAATCGTGAGACTACGGAGTCGGAGTCGGATTAA